In a genomic window of Hymenobacter chitinivorans DSM 11115:
- a CDS encoding cystathionine gamma-synthase produces the protein MKFGTKAIHAGVHPDPTTGAIMTPIYQTSTYVQRSPGDHKGYEYSRTHNPTRTQLQDALAALDNGKHGLAFASGMAATDCVIKLLQPGDEVISTNDLYGGSYRIFTKVYEPLGIKFHFVPMHDMEAVRAKVTERTKLIWVETPTNPLLNVIDIAAAAQVAKEAGALLVVDNTFSTPYLQTPLELGADIVVYSLTKYMAGHSDTVMGAIVLNDDEVHQRLSFYQNACGGTPGPQDCFLVLRGLKTLHIRMQRHCENGRKIAEYLKAHPKVEKVYWPGFQDHPNHDVAARQMNDFGGMISFVLEGDRKEDAIAVLEKFQLFSLAESLGGVESLSGHPATMTHASIPAEARKAAGLSDSLIRLSVGIEDAEDLIEDLQQAIG, from the coding sequence ATGAAATTCGGTACCAAAGCCATCCACGCCGGCGTGCATCCCGACCCCACCACCGGGGCCATCATGACGCCCATCTACCAGACCTCGACCTACGTGCAACGCTCCCCCGGCGACCACAAAGGCTACGAATACTCCCGCACCCACAACCCCACCCGCACCCAGCTCCAGGACGCCCTGGCCGCCCTCGACAACGGCAAGCACGGCCTGGCCTTCGCCTCGGGTATGGCTGCCACCGACTGCGTCATCAAGCTGCTGCAGCCCGGCGACGAGGTGATTTCGACCAACGACCTCTACGGCGGCTCCTACCGCATCTTCACCAAAGTGTACGAGCCGCTGGGCATCAAATTTCACTTCGTGCCCATGCACGACATGGAAGCCGTGCGGGCCAAGGTAACCGAGCGCACCAAGCTGATCTGGGTGGAAACGCCCACCAACCCCCTGCTCAACGTCATTGATATTGCCGCCGCCGCCCAGGTAGCCAAGGAAGCCGGGGCCCTGCTGGTGGTGGACAATACCTTCTCGACGCCTTACCTGCAAACCCCGCTGGAACTGGGCGCCGACATCGTGGTGTACTCCCTGACCAAGTACATGGCCGGCCACTCCGATACGGTGATGGGCGCCATCGTGCTCAACGACGACGAGGTGCACCAGCGCCTGAGCTTTTACCAGAACGCCTGCGGTGGCACGCCCGGCCCCCAGGATTGCTTCCTGGTGCTGCGCGGCCTCAAAACCCTGCACATTCGGATGCAGCGCCACTGCGAAAACGGCCGTAAGATTGCCGAGTACCTCAAGGCCCACCCCAAGGTGGAGAAAGTGTACTGGCCCGGTTTCCAGGACCACCCCAACCACGACGTAGCGGCCCGGCAGATGAACGACTTCGGCGGCATGATTTCCTTCGTGCTCGAGGGCGACCGGAAAGAGGACGCCATTGCCGTGCTGGAGAAGTTTCAGCTGTTTTCGCTGGCCGAAAGCCTGGGCGGCGTCGAAAGCCTCTCGGGCCACCCCGCCACCATGACCCACGCCAGCATCCCGGCCGAAGCCCGCAAGGCCGCCGGCCTCTCCGACTCCCTGATTCGCCTCAGCGTGGGCATCGAGGACGCGGAAGATTTGATTGAGGACCTCCAGCAGGCCATCGGCTAA
- a CDS encoding SGNH/GDSL hydrolase family protein: MRFLLVLCLFLGFGCTQDDAERAVPSPGPSSELPGAGNTYLALGDSYTIGEGVAEADRWTTQLSRLAGLAPPVSIARTGWTTTDLQRALAEADQQKTYDLVSLLIGVNNQFRQLPQAAYRTEFRQLLGTATRFAGHRPGRVFVLSIPDWGRTPFGQMYDQAQISREIDQFNAVARDECQQAGVVFVDITSATRAAAGDATQFAPDGLHYSGRQMQQWAQLALPVVRTALK, translated from the coding sequence ATGCGCTTCCTGCTGGTTCTGTGTCTTTTTCTCGGCTTCGGTTGTACCCAGGACGATGCCGAGCGGGCCGTGCCCAGTCCCGGGCCGAGCTCGGAGCTGCCCGGCGCCGGCAACACCTACCTGGCCCTGGGCGACTCCTACACCATTGGGGAAGGCGTGGCCGAGGCCGACCGGTGGACCACGCAGCTAAGCCGCTTGGCCGGCCTGGCCCCGCCGGTGAGCATTGCCCGCACGGGCTGGACCACCACCGACCTGCAGCGGGCCCTGGCGGAAGCCGATCAGCAGAAAACCTACGACCTGGTGTCGTTGCTGATTGGGGTTAACAACCAGTTTCGCCAGCTGCCCCAGGCCGCCTACCGCACCGAGTTTCGGCAGCTGCTGGGCACGGCCACCCGCTTTGCCGGTCACCGGCCGGGGCGGGTTTTCGTGCTGTCCATTCCCGACTGGGGCCGCACCCCGTTTGGCCAGATGTACGACCAGGCCCAGATAAGCCGGGAAATTGACCAGTTTAACGCCGTAGCGCGCGACGAGTGCCAGCAGGCCGGGGTGGTCTTCGTCGATATAACGTCCGCCACCCGGGCTGCAGCCGGCGACGCCACTCAGTTTGCCCCCGACGGCCTGCACTACTCGGGCCGGCAGATGCAGCAGTGGGCCCAGCTGGCGCTGCCGGTGGTGAGGACCGCCCTGAAATAA
- a CDS encoding MBL fold metallo-hydrolase — protein MKTPSQFTGKKYLNTLPTGMSMDYGQMLRRWLRGTEEREPKTPLGPFRADVAALAEPVPAAALRVTWFGHSSTLIELDGKRFLTDPVWRLRASPLSVVGPKRFFAPPLALTELPPLDAVILSHDHYDHLDKDAIRTLSRTGVPFFCPLGVGGHLRRWGVPAAQITELDWWQEVTLGAAHTLVATPARHFSGRRLTRDNTFWASWCLLGPTHRAFFGGDSGPYEAAFREIGAAYGPFDLVMLEVGAYDALWADIHMGPDHALAAHRALGGGPLLPLHWATFNLAFHAWTEPVERLLAAAGPDVPLLLPAPGQRVEVAAGPLPEQWWRR, from the coding sequence ATGAAAACTCCCTCGCAGTTTACCGGCAAAAAGTACCTGAATACCCTTCCCACTGGCATGTCGATGGACTACGGCCAGATGCTGCGCCGCTGGCTGCGCGGCACCGAGGAGCGGGAGCCCAAAACCCCGCTGGGTCCCTTCCGGGCCGACGTGGCCGCCCTGGCCGAGCCCGTGCCGGCGGCAGCCCTGCGCGTGACCTGGTTTGGCCATTCCAGCACGTTGATTGAACTGGATGGCAAACGGTTCCTGACCGACCCAGTGTGGCGGCTGCGGGCTTCCCCACTGAGCGTGGTGGGCCCCAAACGCTTCTTTGCGCCCCCGCTGGCCCTAACCGAACTGCCCCCGCTGGACGCCGTTATCCTCTCCCACGACCATTACGACCACCTCGACAAGGACGCCATTCGGACGCTAAGCCGCACCGGGGTGCCGTTTTTCTGCCCGCTGGGCGTGGGCGGCCACCTGCGCCGCTGGGGCGTGCCCGCCGCCCAAATCACCGAGCTGGACTGGTGGCAGGAAGTAACGCTGGGGGCCGCGCACACGCTGGTGGCCACGCCGGCCCGGCACTTTTCGGGCCGCCGCCTCACCCGCGACAATACGTTCTGGGCCTCCTGGTGCCTGCTGGGACCCACGCACCGCGCCTTTTTCGGGGGCGACTCGGGCCCCTACGAAGCCGCCTTCCGCGAAATCGGAGCAGCTTACGGTCCTTTCGACCTGGTCATGCTGGAAGTAGGGGCCTACGATGCGTTGTGGGCCGATATTCACATGGGCCCCGACCACGCCCTGGCCGCCCACCGGGCCCTGGGTGGTGGCCCGCTGCTGCCCCTGCACTGGGCCACCTTCAACCTGGCCTTCCACGCCTGGACCGAGCCCGTGGAGCGGCTGCTGGCCGCCGCCGGCCCCGACGTGCCTCTGCTTTTGCCCGCGCCTGGACAACGAGTGGAAGTAGCCGCCGGGCCCCTACCCGAGCAGTGGTGGCGCCGCTAG
- a CDS encoding TonB-dependent receptor, whose protein sequence is MKRPLLFAYSLLVILLVLAGHSQAQSLTVTGRVTGPGGSAQPGVTVLEKGTTNGTSTDSDGRYSITVPPAATLVFSAVGSAAQQIVVNGRTSLDVRLQDAATDLSEVVVTGSRATEGRSNILTTAPVDVISAREIKVFAQTDVSQILTYVAPSFQSSRQAISDGTDHVDPASLRGLGPDQVLVLVNGKRRHSSALVNINGTVGRGSVGTDLNTIPNASIKRIEVLRDGAAAQYGSDAIAGVINIQLKDDTTGVQASSTVGETYEGDGRLYQADANVGVGLNGRGFLDLSGQFSNRSYTNRTGTDTAPLIYLGGNGGNYPGSADTEAKRRELKAQDDALVAQNGYDRKNLRLGQSEARNYGGFLNFGYTLVPALGLEAYITAGATHRTGKAAGFYRLPNQLTQIDATIYPNGFLPFINTLIDDQSIISGLRTRVAGFDVDLSNTFGRNELRFDISNTLNASLPIGLSPTNFYAGSIAFRQNTSNLNFTRHFTDVAALSTLNVAFGLEYRDDNYRIKAGEPGSYATYGRLIAPGTPAAAGAQVFPGYQPSDAVNRSRTNTAGYVDLESDITEKLLVGVAGRAERYSDFGNNVSGKVAARYSILPDVAIRGALSNGFRAPSLQQRYFTNTSTQFVQGAPNQVLTVNNDNPIVRNGFTPGGTGQQGFGIPALKQEKSVNYSLGVTARVLRTASVTVDAYQIDIKDRIVLSSQFSRANATVAAILGTLPVSQVQFFANAIDTRTRGIDVVANNRMELGPGRLTLTVAANFNKTEVRKVNSSSTIDADQTGLQNTLFDRQQRGRIESAQPRSKINLTAGYSFGMFSVEARTVRFGSVEYRDARLDNPGANNGFLFSSIDQTFAAKWITDLTLTVQLNKEIGLTVGANNIFDVYPDKYRVNELNNEQNFAVGALAYNSSRDNTNRGRTIYNPNQFGYNGGFYFARLLVNLPTTK, encoded by the coding sequence ATGAAAAGACCTCTCCTCTTTGCTTACTCGCTACTGGTAATTCTGCTGGTACTAGCGGGCCACTCCCAGGCCCAGAGCCTGACCGTGACGGGCCGGGTAACCGGGCCCGGCGGCAGCGCCCAGCCCGGAGTAACGGTGCTGGAAAAAGGCACCACCAACGGGACCTCTACCGACAGTGACGGCCGCTACAGCATTACGGTGCCGCCTGCGGCCACCCTGGTATTTTCTGCCGTGGGCTCGGCCGCTCAGCAAATCGTGGTGAACGGGCGCACCAGCCTCGACGTGCGCCTGCAGGATGCCGCCACCGACCTCAGTGAGGTGGTCGTGACGGGTTCCCGAGCCACCGAGGGCCGCTCCAACATCCTGACCACGGCCCCGGTCGACGTTATTTCGGCCCGGGAAATCAAGGTGTTTGCCCAAACCGACGTGTCCCAGATTCTGACCTACGTGGCGCCCTCGTTTCAATCGTCGCGCCAGGCCATTTCGGACGGCACCGACCACGTAGACCCGGCCTCGTTGCGCGGTCTGGGTCCCGACCAGGTGCTGGTGCTCGTGAATGGCAAGCGGCGGCACTCCTCGGCATTGGTCAACATCAACGGCACGGTGGGCCGCGGCTCGGTGGGCACTGATTTGAACACGATTCCCAATGCCAGCATCAAGCGCATTGAGGTGCTGCGCGACGGGGCCGCCGCCCAGTACGGGTCCGACGCCATTGCCGGCGTAATTAACATTCAGCTCAAGGACGATACCACCGGCGTGCAGGCCAGCAGCACCGTGGGCGAAACCTACGAGGGCGACGGCCGCCTCTACCAGGCCGATGCCAACGTGGGCGTAGGCCTGAATGGCCGCGGCTTCCTCGACCTGAGCGGGCAGTTCAGCAACCGCAGCTACACCAACCGTACCGGCACCGATACGGCCCCGCTGATTTACCTGGGCGGCAACGGCGGCAACTACCCCGGCAGCGCCGATACTGAGGCCAAGCGCCGGGAGCTGAAAGCCCAGGACGACGCCCTGGTGGCCCAGAATGGCTACGACCGGAAGAATTTGCGCCTGGGTCAGTCGGAAGCCCGCAACTACGGGGGCTTTCTGAACTTTGGCTACACGCTGGTGCCCGCCCTGGGCCTTGAAGCCTACATTACGGCCGGCGCCACCCACCGCACGGGCAAGGCCGCCGGTTTTTACCGCCTGCCCAACCAGCTGACCCAAATCGACGCCACCATTTACCCCAACGGCTTTCTGCCCTTCATCAACACGCTCATTGATGACCAGTCTATCATTTCGGGGCTGCGCACCCGCGTGGCGGGCTTTGACGTGGATCTGAGCAACACCTTTGGGCGCAACGAGCTGCGCTTCGATATCAGCAACACGCTCAATGCTTCGCTGCCCATTGGCCTGAGTCCAACCAATTTTTACGCCGGCAGCATTGCCTTCCGGCAAAACACGTCCAACCTGAACTTCACCCGCCACTTCACCGATGTGGCGGCCCTGAGTACGCTCAACGTGGCCTTCGGCCTGGAATACCGCGACGACAACTACCGCATCAAGGCCGGGGAGCCGGGCTCTTACGCTACCTACGGCCGCCTGATTGCGCCCGGCACCCCGGCCGCGGCCGGGGCCCAGGTGTTTCCCGGCTACCAGCCTTCCGACGCCGTGAACCGCAGCCGCACCAATACGGCCGGCTACGTTGACCTGGAAAGTGACATCACCGAAAAGCTGCTGGTGGGCGTGGCCGGCCGGGCCGAGCGCTACAGCGACTTTGGCAACAACGTGAGCGGCAAGGTGGCGGCCCGCTACAGCATTCTGCCCGATGTGGCCATTCGCGGAGCCCTGAGCAACGGCTTTCGGGCGCCTTCACTACAGCAGCGCTACTTCACCAACACCAGTACCCAGTTTGTGCAGGGCGCCCCCAACCAGGTGCTGACCGTAAATAACGACAACCCCATCGTGCGCAACGGCTTCACGCCGGGCGGCACGGGTCAGCAGGGCTTCGGAATTCCAGCTCTGAAGCAGGAAAAGTCGGTAAACTACAGCCTCGGCGTCACGGCCCGGGTGCTGCGCACGGCCAGCGTGACGGTGGATGCCTACCAGATTGACATCAAGGACCGGATTGTGCTGTCGTCGCAGTTTAGCCGGGCCAATGCCACGGTGGCCGCCATTCTGGGCACTTTGCCGGTGAGCCAGGTGCAGTTTTTTGCCAACGCCATTGATACCCGCACCCGCGGCATCGATGTGGTGGCCAACAACCGCATGGAGCTGGGTCCGGGCCGCCTCACGCTGACTGTTGCCGCCAACTTCAACAAGACCGAGGTGCGCAAAGTCAACAGCTCGTCCACGATTGATGCCGACCAGACTGGCTTGCAGAACACGCTATTCGACCGGCAGCAGCGGGGCCGGATTGAGAGTGCCCAGCCCCGGAGCAAAATCAACCTGACGGCGGGCTACTCTTTCGGCATGTTCAGCGTGGAGGCCCGCACCGTGCGCTTCGGCTCGGTGGAGTACCGCGACGCCCGCCTCGACAACCCCGGGGCCAACAACGGCTTCCTGTTTTCGAGCATCGACCAGACGTTTGCGGCCAAGTGGATAACCGACCTGACCCTGACCGTGCAGCTCAACAAGGAAATCGGGCTGACGGTGGGGGCTAACAATATCTTCGACGTCTACCCCGACAAGTACCGCGTGAATGAGCTCAACAACGAGCAAAACTTCGCCGTGGGAGCTTTGGCCTACAACTCCTCCCGCGACAACACCAACCGGGGCCGGACCATCTACAACCCCAACCAGTTTGGCTACAACGGCGGCTTCTACTTCGCCCGCCTGCTGGTCAATCTGCCGACGACCAAGTAA
- a CDS encoding putative Ig domain-containing protein, translating to MQHRFLLRLLFLGLIGLGWSVSARASHILGGDLTYESLGNFSDYRKYRVTVRYYRDISTSVETGPKITLLATKDGCSLSTPGSLSATLYRTSQTIISPAGCASGFSYQLNIFEGEVMLERGQWLLSVNEENRSAGMRNVVNSAEKSFHVEAYLNNRAFPANNSPKFTSFTLPYLCGNQAHRYSFSSFDVDGDSLVYEPVQPQTQIQSVLDPCSVDIPYSSYPAGLFTDPVSGQTGGYSSGTYSAAYPLASFQVINGVAQPYFQLNPATGELLAQPQLQATGPYIVAVRVNEFRKLAGTWTRIGSVTRDVIYTVFNGQGNRNPVLSGLQIDTNPAAQSPDQLIPVAAGQTITLTLSATDPDAGQTTRISSDVASSIPGASFQTLTNGRGQLTWQVPATLKPGRYRCTVTVADNANCPFSGSEVRTLTFQVSGTTLATKAASPQILTAFPLPFHDQVQFQLAARTTQTVVITDELGREVARLNSRPDGLVIWQPAAAVPAGLYLARTADGRQVARLLHSAQ from the coding sequence ATGCAGCACCGATTCTTGCTTCGTTTACTATTTCTGGGCCTTATCGGCCTTGGTTGGAGTGTCTCCGCCCGGGCCAGCCACATTCTGGGCGGCGACTTAACGTATGAGTCTTTGGGCAACTTTTCCGACTACCGCAAGTACCGCGTCACGGTGCGTTATTACCGGGACATTTCTACCTCAGTTGAGACCGGGCCCAAAATCACGCTGCTGGCTACCAAGGATGGCTGCTCCTTGAGCACCCCGGGCAGTTTGTCGGCGACTCTGTACCGCACTAGCCAGACGATTATCTCCCCCGCGGGCTGCGCGTCCGGCTTTTCGTACCAACTCAACATTTTTGAAGGGGAGGTTATGCTGGAGCGCGGCCAGTGGCTGCTTAGCGTGAATGAGGAAAATCGGTCGGCGGGAATGCGCAACGTGGTGAACTCCGCCGAGAAGTCCTTCCACGTGGAGGCCTACCTGAACAACCGCGCTTTCCCGGCCAACAACTCCCCCAAGTTTACGTCGTTTACCCTGCCCTACCTCTGCGGCAACCAGGCGCACCGTTATAGCTTCAGCTCTTTCGATGTGGATGGCGACTCGCTGGTATATGAGCCCGTTCAGCCCCAAACGCAGATTCAGAGCGTCTTGGACCCCTGCAGCGTAGATATTCCTTACAGCAGCTACCCCGCCGGCCTTTTCACCGACCCCGTTAGCGGGCAAACGGGTGGCTACTCGTCCGGGACGTATTCGGCGGCGTATCCGCTGGCCTCTTTCCAGGTAATCAACGGGGTGGCCCAACCCTATTTTCAGCTTAACCCTGCCACCGGCGAACTGCTGGCCCAACCCCAGCTGCAGGCTACCGGACCGTACATCGTAGCCGTGCGCGTAAACGAGTTTCGCAAGCTGGCCGGCACCTGGACCAGAATCGGGAGCGTGACGCGGGATGTTATTTACACCGTTTTCAACGGGCAGGGCAACCGCAACCCCGTGCTCAGCGGCCTGCAAATTGACACCAACCCCGCGGCGCAGTCCCCGGATCAGCTGATTCCCGTGGCGGCGGGCCAAACCATTACTCTCACGCTCAGCGCCACCGACCCCGATGCCGGCCAAACCACCCGCATCAGCAGCGACGTGGCCAGCAGTATTCCGGGGGCTTCCTTCCAGACGCTGACCAACGGCCGCGGCCAACTCACCTGGCAGGTGCCGGCCACGCTTAAACCCGGGCGCTACCGCTGCACGGTCACGGTTGCGGACAATGCCAACTGCCCCTTCAGCGGCTCAGAGGTCCGGACGCTGACCTTCCAGGTGAGCGGTACCACGCTGGCCACCAAAGCCGCTTCGCCCCAAATCCTGACGGCCTTTCCCCTGCCTTTCCACGACCAGGTGCAGTTTCAGCTGGCCGCCCGCACCACCCAGACCGTCGTCATCACCGATGAGCTGGGCCGCGAAGTAGCCCGCCTCAACAGCCGCCCCGACGGCCTGGTCATCTGGCAGCCCGCCGCCGCGGTGCCCGCCGGCCTGTACCTTGCCCGCACCGCCGACGGCCGGCAGGTGGCCCGCCTGTTACATTCGGCTCAGTAA
- a CDS encoding OmpA/MotB family protein, which produces MKKTPSLLLGLAVLAGTALPGCVASKKYDDLRARQQATEQGKAEAERQQRQAVTELKKATDELTEMRLNNKRLTEDSAQTGNALRRTRSLYTQLTDSYDKLLKNSDRAMADKSADYNKVAKDLARREAELGELDTNLRRSKADIDKLNADLKVREARLAELQQALADKDKAVNDLKASVSNALRGFQGTDLQVKMKDGKVYVSLSEQLLFKTGSTKVDPKGQEALKQLAAVLKNQPDVNVVVEGHTDNVPFSRPTAAMQDNWDLSVLRATEIARLITSGGVEPQRITASGRSQYIPVAANDSPQNKALNRRTEIILTPKLNELLKILDSNSTTGK; this is translated from the coding sequence GTGAAAAAAACTCCTTCTCTCCTGCTGGGCCTGGCCGTGCTGGCGGGCACGGCGCTGCCGGGCTGCGTGGCTTCCAAAAAATACGACGACCTGCGGGCCCGGCAGCAGGCCACCGAGCAGGGCAAGGCCGAAGCCGAGCGTCAGCAGCGGCAAGCCGTGACCGAGCTCAAAAAAGCCACCGACGAGCTGACCGAAATGCGCCTCAACAACAAGCGCCTCACCGAGGACTCGGCCCAGACCGGCAACGCCCTGCGCCGCACCCGCTCGCTCTACACCCAGCTCACCGACAGCTACGACAAGCTCCTCAAAAACAGTGACCGGGCCATGGCCGATAAATCGGCCGACTATAACAAGGTGGCCAAGGACCTGGCCCGGCGCGAGGCCGAGCTGGGCGAGCTGGACACCAACCTCCGTCGCAGCAAGGCCGACATCGACAAGCTCAACGCCGACCTGAAGGTGCGCGAGGCCCGGCTGGCCGAGCTGCAGCAGGCCCTGGCCGACAAGGACAAAGCCGTAAATGACCTCAAAGCCAGCGTGAGCAACGCCCTGCGCGGCTTCCAGGGCACTGATTTGCAGGTGAAGATGAAGGACGGCAAGGTGTACGTGTCGCTGTCGGAGCAGCTGCTGTTCAAAACGGGCTCGACCAAAGTGGACCCCAAGGGCCAGGAGGCGCTAAAGCAGCTGGCCGCCGTGCTCAAAAACCAGCCCGACGTGAACGTGGTAGTGGAAGGCCATACCGACAACGTGCCCTTCAGCCGGCCCACGGCTGCCATGCAGGACAACTGGGATTTGAGCGTGCTGCGGGCCACCGAAATTGCCCGCCTCATTACCAGTGGTGGCGTGGAGCCCCAGCGCATCACGGCCTCGGGCCGCAGCCAGTACATTCCGGTGGCGGCCAATGACTCGCCCCAGAACAAGGCCTTGAACCGCCGCACCGAAATCATCCTGACGCCCAAGCTCAACGAGCTGCTCAAGATTCTGGACTCGAACTCAACGACTGGCAAGTAG
- a CDS encoding class I fructose-bisphosphate aldolase — protein sequence MATPLSLSAETEALLQHECKTISRDLLHQPGPDFLDRCFVPSSRPPQVLRSLGQLYHHGRLAGTGYLSILPVDQGIEHTAGASFGPNPMYFDPENIIRLALEGGCNAVATTFGTFGTVARKYAHKIPFLVKINHNELLTYPNKFDQVLFGSVEEAWNLGAVAVGATIYFGSEQSNRQLIEVSQAFERAHELGMATVLWCYTRNDAFKTADKDYHVATDLTGQANHLGVTIGADIIKQKLPETNGGFAALKFGKTHPAMYQSLSSDHPIDLTRYQVANCYMGRIGLINSGGESKGASDQADAVRTAIINKRAGGQGLISGRKAFQRPFAEGVALLNAIQDVYLDQAITLA from the coding sequence ATGGCTACCCCACTTTCCCTGAGTGCCGAAACCGAGGCCCTGCTCCAGCACGAGTGCAAAACCATCAGCCGCGACCTGCTCCACCAGCCGGGCCCCGACTTTCTGGACCGCTGCTTCGTACCTAGCAGCCGGCCGCCCCAGGTGTTGCGTAGCCTCGGGCAGCTCTACCACCACGGCCGCCTGGCTGGCACCGGTTACCTGAGCATTCTGCCCGTCGACCAAGGCATCGAGCACACGGCCGGGGCCTCGTTCGGGCCTAACCCGATGTACTTCGACCCCGAAAATATTATCCGGCTGGCTCTGGAAGGCGGCTGCAACGCCGTGGCTACCACCTTTGGCACCTTCGGGACGGTGGCCCGCAAATACGCCCATAAAATCCCGTTCCTGGTTAAAATCAACCACAACGAGCTGCTCACCTACCCCAATAAGTTCGACCAGGTTCTGTTTGGCTCGGTGGAAGAAGCCTGGAATCTGGGCGCGGTGGCCGTGGGCGCCACCATTTACTTCGGCTCCGAGCAGTCCAACCGCCAGCTTATCGAAGTTAGCCAGGCCTTCGAGCGGGCCCACGAGCTGGGTATGGCCACCGTGCTCTGGTGCTACACCCGCAACGACGCCTTCAAAACTGCCGATAAGGATTACCACGTGGCCACCGACCTCACCGGGCAGGCCAACCACCTGGGCGTCACCATCGGGGCCGACATCATCAAGCAGAAGCTGCCCGAAACCAACGGCGGCTTCGCGGCCCTGAAGTTTGGCAAAACCCACCCGGCCATGTACCAAAGCCTCTCCTCCGACCACCCCATCGACCTGACCCGCTACCAGGTGGCCAACTGCTACATGGGCCGCATCGGGCTCATCAACTCGGGTGGGGAAAGCAAAGGTGCCTCCGACCAGGCCGATGCCGTGCGCACGGCCATCATCAACAAACGCGCCGGCGGCCAGGGCCTGATTTCGGGCCGCAAGGCGTTTCAGCGGCCCTTTGCCGAAGGCGTAGCGCTGCTCAACGCCATTCAGGACGTCTACCTCGACCAAGCCATTACGCTTGCGTAA
- the accD gene encoding acetyl-CoA carboxylase, carboxyltransferase subunit beta produces MSWFKRVEKGIVTPTEQKKETPDGLWYKCPECKTVATMAEHKRLLYTCAKCNHHDRVDSAEYFEILFDHNQFTELDENLTSGDPLHFVDTKAYPQRVAATQKSTGLKDAVRTAHGRLNGLELVVACMDFKFIGGSMGSVVGEKIARAIDYARQNRIPFLMISKSGGARMMEAGYSLMQMAKTSAKLALLSEAGIPYISMLTDPTTGGVTASFAMLGDFNIAEPGALIGFAGPRVIKETIGKDLPKDFQSSEFVLEHGFLDFIVDRKDLKQRLTDLLTMLRPAEVAVAQPQPTLR; encoded by the coding sequence ATGTCTTGGTTTAAGCGCGTAGAGAAAGGCATCGTCACCCCGACGGAGCAGAAGAAGGAGACGCCCGACGGCCTGTGGTACAAGTGTCCGGAGTGCAAAACGGTGGCCACCATGGCCGAGCACAAACGGCTGCTGTACACCTGTGCCAAGTGCAACCACCACGACCGGGTCGACTCGGCCGAGTACTTCGAAATCCTGTTCGACCACAACCAGTTCACCGAGCTGGACGAGAACCTGACCTCCGGCGACCCGCTGCACTTCGTCGATACCAAGGCCTATCCGCAGCGCGTGGCCGCTACCCAGAAAAGCACCGGCCTCAAAGATGCCGTGCGCACGGCCCACGGCCGCCTCAACGGCCTGGAGCTGGTAGTGGCCTGCATGGATTTCAAATTCATCGGGGGCTCCATGGGCTCGGTGGTGGGCGAGAAAATTGCCCGTGCCATCGACTACGCCCGCCAAAACCGCATTCCGTTCCTGATGATTTCTAAGTCGGGTGGGGCGCGCATGATGGAGGCTGGCTACTCCCTGATGCAGATGGCCAAGACCTCGGCCAAGCTGGCCCTGCTCTCCGAAGCCGGCATTCCCTACATTTCCATGCTCACCGACCCCACCACGGGCGGCGTCACGGCTTCCTTCGCCATGCTCGGCGACTTCAACATTGCCGAACCCGGCGCCCTGATTGGCTTTGCCGGCCCGCGGGTTATCAAAGAAACCATTGGTAAGGATTTGCCCAAGGATTTCCAAAGCTCCGAGTTCGTGCTCGAGCACGGCTTCCTCGACTTCATCGTGGACCGCAAGGACCTCAAGCAGCGCCTCACCGATTTGCTGACCATGCTGCGGCCCGCGGAAGTAGCTGTGGCTCAGCCCCAGCCGACGCTACGCTAA